One Acinetobacter colistiniresistens DNA segment encodes these proteins:
- a CDS encoding Na+/H+ antiporter subunit E, whose amino-acid sequence MQKPSLLERWFPHPFVSVLIFLSWLMLAHSLDLTDILMAVILAVLIARLVSPFIARTPHIHWLPAIKLIFVVLWDIVISNFRVAKMVLGPMDQLHPKWYRVPLETEHEQVNTLLAMIITTTPGTVSAGIDQERGDILVHALSSDDTELDIQEIKKRYEAPLIEIFDVKTAEGATK is encoded by the coding sequence ATGCAAAAACCATCTTTGCTTGAGCGTTGGTTCCCCCATCCATTTGTGTCTGTTCTGATTTTTTTAAGCTGGTTGATGCTGGCGCATAGTCTGGATCTGACGGACATTTTAATGGCAGTGATTCTGGCGGTGCTGATTGCCCGTTTAGTCAGTCCATTTATTGCCAGAACGCCACATATTCACTGGCTTCCTGCCATTAAACTGATCTTTGTCGTGCTGTGGGATATTGTGATATCTAATTTCCGTGTGGCCAAAATGGTGCTTGGCCCCATGGATCAACTACACCCCAAATGGTATCGCGTCCCCTTAGAAACTGAACATGAACAAGTCAATACCTTACTTGCAATGATTATCACCACCACACCCGGAACGGTTTCAGCCGGAATCGATCAGGAACGTGGTGATATTCTGGTACATGCACTCAGTTCCGATGATACTGAACTCGACATTCAAGAGATTAAAAAGCGCTACGAAGCACCTTTAATTGAAATCTTTGATGTCAAGACTGCAGAAGGAGCAACCAAATGA
- a CDS encoding monovalent cation/H+ antiporter subunit F: protein MTILPYALGIGLIAITISMFLCLIRLIAGPSVIDRLLALDTLFLNATCLIVVLGIYWVSTNLFEGALLVAMLGFVSTAALARYFTTGHVID, encoded by the coding sequence ATGACTATTTTACCTTATGCACTGGGTATCGGCTTAATTGCCATTACCATCTCTATGTTTCTGTGCTTGATTCGCTTGATTGCAGGCCCTTCAGTGATTGACCGTTTGCTGGCTTTAGACACGCTCTTTCTCAATGCGACCTGCCTGATTGTAGTCTTAGGTATCTATTGGGTCAGCACTAATTTATTTGAAGGTGCACTTTTGGTTGCCATGCTTGGCTTTGTGTCTACTGCTGCACTTGCCCGTTATTTCACAACGGGCCATGTGATCGATTAA
- a CDS encoding monovalent cation/H+ antiporter subunit D, giving the protein MFDFYSFWHAHAPIISILIPAFTSFILVLLGNPGAGSLKQDWRQPWRRGISLTSVVLGLITAISYLSIASTGQITVYQLSEWSAPFGIVLVLDRLSAFMLVLTYVLAVPVVWYASENWDTRGRYFHAMVHFLLMGITGAFLTGDLFNLFVFFEILLMASYVLLLHGQGRPRFQLGIHYVTINLLASALFLIGLGMIYGSVGSLNMSDVGRLVPTLDGDQYKLAVAGGLLLFVVFGIKAAMLPVGFWLPKTYAVASTPVAALFTIMTKVGIYAILRVNGTVFDEAMAQSIFKNCLLIIGLVTSLYGVIGAIGAERLRRFVGFMVLSSIGTLLIAIAMFNTHAWAAALYYLVHSTLIAAAFYLFCGWMTSQRGAFKDHLKVAPRIKQEKAAAFTYFTIALMMAGLPPFSGFLGKVFILQATAETPYQGWIIAVILIVSLLSIIAMTRVGFILFWRATPPEEDQKEAAYTEYQALPEVAPKRNDTAIYVLLGALMLYVVCAAPIQNYTLATAQQIQNHALYNQTILKHDAQGRPISVQPYDPSYLPETKYGGEVEDANALLIPDIISKPTLQGGHISEYKQRQIAEQVLQAPTIPNSTQLKPMEDH; this is encoded by the coding sequence ATGTTTGATTTTTATAGTTTCTGGCATGCTCATGCTCCAATTATCAGCATTTTAATTCCAGCATTCACCAGTTTTATTCTGGTGTTATTGGGCAATCCAGGTGCAGGTTCTTTAAAACAGGATTGGCGCCAACCTTGGCGTCGTGGCATCAGTCTCACCTCTGTGGTGCTCGGCTTAATTACAGCAATTAGCTATTTAAGTATTGCCAGTACAGGACAAATTACGGTTTATCAACTCAGTGAATGGTCTGCACCATTTGGTATCGTGTTAGTCCTTGATCGCTTATCAGCCTTTATGCTGGTGCTTACCTATGTTCTTGCCGTCCCTGTGGTCTGGTATGCAAGTGAGAACTGGGACACCCGCGGTCGTTATTTCCATGCCATGGTGCATTTTCTACTCATGGGAATCACAGGGGCATTTCTCACAGGCGACTTGTTTAACTTATTCGTGTTTTTTGAAATCCTGCTGATGGCATCTTATGTGCTGTTATTGCACGGTCAAGGTCGTCCACGTTTTCAGCTTGGGATTCATTACGTCACCATTAACCTGTTGGCCTCTGCCCTGTTCCTGATTGGTTTAGGCATGATTTATGGCAGTGTGGGCAGTTTAAACATGAGCGATGTGGGTCGTCTTGTTCCAACACTGGATGGTGACCAATACAAACTTGCTGTTGCGGGTGGATTACTGCTTTTTGTGGTATTCGGAATTAAAGCCGCAATGTTACCTGTCGGTTTCTGGTTACCAAAAACCTATGCGGTTGCCAGTACACCAGTAGCAGCACTGTTCACCATCATGACCAAAGTCGGAATTTATGCCATCTTACGTGTCAATGGCACCGTTTTCGATGAAGCCATGGCGCAAAGTATTTTCAAAAACTGCCTGTTAATTATTGGTTTAGTTACTTCGCTATACGGTGTAATTGGTGCCATTGGTGCAGAACGTTTACGTCGTTTTGTCGGTTTTATGGTGCTGTCCTCAATTGGCACACTGCTGATTGCCATTGCCATGTTTAATACCCACGCATGGGCAGCAGCACTATATTATTTGGTTCACAGCACACTGATTGCTGCAGCATTCTATTTATTCTGTGGCTGGATGACGTCACAACGTGGTGCTTTTAAAGATCATTTAAAAGTTGCACCACGAATCAAACAGGAAAAAGCCGCTGCATTTACTTACTTTACCATCGCCCTGATGATGGCAGGCCTGCCTCCATTTAGTGGCTTCTTAGGTAAAGTCTTTATCTTGCAGGCCACCGCCGAAACCCCTTATCAAGGCTGGATTATCGCGGTGATTCTGATTGTGAGCCTGCTCAGCATTATTGCCATGACACGGGTCGGTTTTATTCTGTTCTGGCGAGCGACACCGCCCGAAGAGGATCAAAAAGAAGCGGCTTATACAGAATATCAAGCCTTGCCTGAAGTTGCGCCGAAACGTAACGATACAGCAATCTATGTCCTGCTCGGCGCCTTAATGCTGTATGTGGTTTGTGCTGCACCGATTCAGAACTACACGCTTGCAACTGCACAGCAAATTCAGAATCATGCACTTTATAACCAAACCATTCTGAAACATGATGCACAAGGTCGTCCAATCAGCGTTCAACCGTATGATCCAAGCTACTTACCAGAAACCAAATATGGTGGTGAAGTTGAAGATGCCAATGCACTGTTGATCCCAGATATTATTTCTAAGCCAACATTGCAAGGTGGGCATATTTCTGAGTACAAGCAACGTCAAATTGCGGAACAAGTTCTACAAGCACCGACCATTCCGAATAGCACACAGCTTAAACCAATGGAGGATCACTAA
- the infB gene encoding translation initiation factor IF-2 — MTDKSIQELALSVERPVEKLLEQVREAGLPQRKADDIITTEQQDTLVNHLKKVHGQESGNTGKIALKRKTTSTAKVTSTSGKAKSINVEVRKKQVFAKPNPELLAAEAKARVEADAKVRAEQKVRDEADQKARHSAEQKANATLEAMRAAHTSDSSGQAPAKTAVVVKKRNSDKVIKAPVVRPTETPEQKKAREEQTAQLKATEEAVRRKAAEEAQQRTLEQMRQMASKYSNDDATATIRVIDDSPLAAGLVGQAYEDSFNKEDREIKRGGATANPRAGKKGGRGGDAQSEQSFSKSHHKRGLKTSQANKHGFEKPVKKQVYDVEIGEKIIVADLAQKMAVKVREVIKTLMKMGELVTQNQAIDQDTAVLVVEELGHNPVLVSDTQAEDNLLVAAEEARGEQTTRPPVVTIMGHVDHGKTSLLDRIRRSKVAAGEAGGITQHIGAYHVETEKGIITFLDTPGHAAFTSMRARGAKATDIVVLVVAADDGVMPQTAEAIDHARAAGTPIIVAINKMDKESADVDRVLNELTTKGIVPEEWGGDVPIAKVSAHSGAGIDGLLDLILIQAELMELKASAEGAAQGVVIEARVDKGRGAVTSILVQNGTLNIGDLVLAGSSYGRVRAMSDENGQRITSAGPSIPVEILGLPEAPMAGDEVLVVNDEKKAREVADARADRERQKRLERASSMRLENIMASMGKKDVPTVNVVLKTDVRGTLEALHVALDELATDEVKVRVIGSGVGAITESDVTLAESSEAVLLGFNVRADNTARQKADQDGIDIRYYSIIYQLIDDVKAAMSGKLAPEHRETILGVAEVREVFHSSKFGAAAGCMVLEGVLHRNKPIRVLRDDVVVFQGELESLRRYKEVVEEVRAGMECGLAVKGYKDIKAQDKIEVYDVQLIKRSL; from the coding sequence ATGACGGACAAGTCGATTCAAGAGTTAGCGCTCAGCGTAGAACGTCCTGTAGAGAAACTCCTAGAGCAGGTTCGCGAAGCAGGTCTACCACAGCGTAAAGCAGATGACATTATTACCACTGAACAGCAAGATACTTTGGTCAATCACTTGAAAAAAGTACATGGTCAGGAAAGTGGTAACACAGGAAAGATTGCGTTGAAACGTAAAACAACGAGTACTGCTAAAGTAACAAGTACTTCAGGTAAGGCAAAAAGCATTAATGTTGAAGTTCGCAAAAAACAAGTTTTTGCGAAGCCAAATCCAGAGTTACTTGCTGCAGAAGCAAAAGCGCGTGTAGAAGCTGATGCAAAAGTCCGTGCTGAACAAAAAGTACGTGACGAAGCAGATCAAAAAGCACGTCATAGCGCTGAACAAAAAGCCAATGCAACTTTAGAAGCGATGCGTGCTGCGCATACTTCTGACAGTTCAGGTCAAGCGCCAGCAAAAACCGCAGTTGTGGTGAAAAAGCGTAATAGCGACAAGGTTATTAAAGCCCCTGTTGTTCGACCGACTGAAACACCAGAACAAAAGAAAGCGCGTGAAGAGCAAACTGCTCAGTTGAAAGCAACTGAGGAAGCGGTACGTCGTAAAGCGGCTGAAGAAGCACAACAACGTACGCTTGAACAAATGCGTCAGATGGCATCAAAATATTCAAATGATGATGCAACTGCAACGATTCGCGTAATCGATGATTCACCTTTAGCCGCTGGTCTTGTTGGTCAAGCGTATGAAGATTCTTTTAACAAAGAAGACCGTGAAATCAAGCGTGGTGGTGCAACTGCAAATCCGCGTGCTGGTAAGAAAGGTGGTCGCGGTGGCGATGCGCAGTCTGAACAAAGTTTCAGCAAGAGCCATCATAAGCGCGGCTTGAAAACCAGCCAGGCGAATAAACATGGTTTTGAAAAACCTGTTAAAAAGCAAGTTTATGATGTTGAGATTGGCGAAAAAATCATTGTTGCTGATCTTGCACAAAAAATGGCTGTTAAAGTTCGTGAAGTAATCAAGACCCTCATGAAAATGGGTGAGCTTGTGACTCAGAACCAAGCGATTGATCAAGATACAGCAGTACTTGTGGTTGAAGAGTTAGGCCACAATCCGGTATTGGTATCGGATACGCAAGCAGAAGACAACTTATTGGTTGCTGCTGAAGAAGCACGTGGTGAGCAAACCACTCGTCCACCAGTGGTAACGATCATGGGTCACGTTGACCATGGTAAAACGTCATTACTGGATCGTATCCGTCGCTCTAAAGTGGCAGCGGGTGAAGCGGGTGGCATTACCCAGCATATCGGTGCTTATCACGTTGAAACTGAGAAAGGAATTATCACTTTCTTGGATACACCAGGACACGCAGCATTTACCTCTATGCGTGCGCGTGGTGCAAAAGCGACTGATATCGTGGTACTTGTTGTTGCGGCTGATGATGGTGTAATGCCACAAACAGCAGAAGCAATTGACCATGCGCGTGCAGCTGGAACTCCAATTATTGTTGCTATCAACAAAATGGACAAAGAGTCAGCTGATGTAGACCGTGTCTTAAACGAATTGACCACTAAGGGTATCGTACCTGAAGAGTGGGGCGGTGATGTGCCAATTGCCAAAGTATCAGCACACTCAGGTGCGGGTATCGATGGTTTACTTGATCTCATCCTGATCCAAGCTGAATTGATGGAGCTTAAAGCTTCAGCAGAAGGTGCGGCGCAAGGTGTGGTGATTGAAGCACGTGTCGACAAAGGTCGTGGTGCGGTAACTTCGATTCTGGTACAAAACGGTACCTTGAACATTGGTGACTTGGTTCTTGCAGGTTCATCTTATGGCCGTGTTCGTGCAATGTCAGATGAAAATGGTCAACGTATTACCTCTGCAGGTCCTTCGATTCCTGTTGAAATCTTAGGTCTGCCAGAAGCGCCAATGGCGGGTGATGAAGTTCTTGTGGTCAATGACGAGAAGAAAGCACGTGAAGTTGCTGATGCTCGTGCAGATCGCGAACGTCAAAAACGTCTTGAACGTGCGAGCTCAATGCGCCTTGAAAACATCATGGCATCAATGGGCAAGAAAGATGTTCCTACCGTTAACGTGGTACTCAAAACTGATGTACGCGGTACTTTAGAAGCATTGCATGTTGCGCTTGATGAACTTGCGACGGATGAAGTTAAAGTTCGTGTCATCGGTTCTGGCGTAGGTGCAATCACTGAGTCAGATGTGACTTTGGCTGAATCTTCAGAAGCAGTATTGTTAGGCTTCAACGTACGTGCAGACAATACTGCGCGTCAGAAAGCTGACCAAGATGGTATCGATATTCGTTACTACAGCATCATCTATCAATTGATTGATGATGTAAAAGCTGCAATGAGCGGTAAGCTTGCACCTGAACACCGTGAAACTATTCTGGGTGTTGCGGAAGTGCGTGAAGTATTCCACTCAAGTAAGTTTGGTGCTGCAGCGGGCTGTATGGTACTTGAAGGTGTATTGCACCGTAACAAGCCAATTCGCGTATTACGTGATGACGTGGTTGTATTCCAAGGTGAGCTTGAGTCTCTTCGCCGCTATAAAGAAGTGGTTGAAGAAGTTCGTGCCGGTATGGAATGTGGTCTTGCAGTCAAAGGCTATAAAGACATCAAAGCACAAGATAAGATCGAAGTGTATGATGTTCAATTGATTAAACGGAGTCTTTAA
- a CDS encoding ribosome-binding factor A — translation MAGSQRLKRMADSVQRELSELIRQELKDPRLGGLVTISAVKVSADMGYAEVYVTVMGRELGDDQSEAANKETLDVLNKASGFLRHELSRRIKTRVTPRLRFHYDKTNAYGNYMFGLIAEAVKDLPEQEQDEQK, via the coding sequence ATGGCGGGTAGCCAACGCTTAAAGCGCATGGCGGATTCAGTACAACGTGAGTTGTCTGAACTGATCCGTCAGGAGCTTAAAGATCCACGTCTGGGTGGTCTGGTGACCATCTCAGCCGTGAAAGTTAGTGCAGATATGGGTTATGCCGAAGTTTATGTTACGGTAATGGGGCGTGAACTCGGTGATGATCAGAGTGAAGCTGCGAATAAAGAAACCCTAGATGTCTTGAATAAAGCGTCTGGTTTCTTACGCCATGAATTGAGTCGTCGTATCAAAACACGTGTGACGCCTCGTTTGCGTTTTCACTATGACAAAACCAATGCCTACGGCAACTATATGTTTGGTCTGATTGCTGAAGCTGTGAAGGATTTACCTGAACAAGAGCAAGACGAACAAAAGTAA
- the nusA gene encoding transcription termination factor NusA, whose product MGREILTVAETVSNEKGVSREAIFQALEQALVAATKKKFYEGTRSEEAQLRVEIDRKTGDYRTFRQWTVVADEDHEMPACQDAISDVDPSQWSIGDVRELEVESIEFGRIAAQIAKQVIVQKIREAERALVADAYESKVGELIYGEVKKQTKDGFIIDLGDNAEAYLAREETIHKEILRPKQRINAILYNVNREGRGAQLLLSRARPEMLIALMKKEIPEISEEIIEIKAAARQPGVRAKIAVKTNDHRIDPVGACIGMRGTRIQAVQQELNGERIDVVVWSDDPAQYIASALEPADVSGIVLDEDARSADIIFATNDQLARAIGSQGQNVRLASELTGYKLDMMLEEEYRARQQNEAQQYLDMFITRLDIEEDLAMALVEMGFTSLEEIAYVPAETFDEIELEADLVELLQSRAKEAALTDALKQQENIQEPSAELLGMEGMTTEIAYALAARGVVTVDDLADQATDDISDIEGLGHDKAGQLIMKARESWFN is encoded by the coding sequence ATGGGCCGCGAAATTCTTACCGTTGCAGAAACGGTTAGTAATGAAAAAGGTGTTAGTCGTGAAGCGATCTTCCAAGCGTTAGAGCAAGCACTGGTTGCGGCAACGAAGAAAAAGTTTTACGAAGGCACGCGTTCAGAAGAAGCTCAGCTTCGTGTTGAGATTGATCGTAAAACAGGTGATTACCGTACATTCCGTCAATGGACTGTTGTTGCGGATGAAGATCATGAAATGCCAGCATGCCAAGATGCAATTTCTGATGTAGATCCATCACAATGGTCAATTGGTGATGTGCGCGAGTTGGAAGTCGAATCAATTGAGTTTGGTCGTATCGCTGCGCAAATCGCAAAACAAGTGATCGTGCAAAAGATTCGTGAAGCAGAGCGTGCACTTGTTGCCGATGCTTATGAGTCTAAAGTGGGTGAGTTGATTTACGGTGAAGTGAAAAAGCAAACCAAAGATGGCTTTATCATTGATCTGGGTGACAACGCTGAAGCGTATTTGGCGCGTGAAGAAACCATTCACAAAGAAATTTTACGTCCTAAACAGCGTATCAATGCAATTTTATATAACGTTAACCGTGAAGGTCGTGGTGCACAATTATTATTGTCTCGCGCACGTCCAGAGATGTTGATTGCTTTAATGAAAAAAGAAATTCCAGAAATTTCTGAAGAAATCATTGAAATTAAAGCAGCAGCGCGTCAGCCGGGTGTTCGTGCTAAAATTGCAGTGAAAACCAATGACCATCGTATTGACCCAGTGGGTGCATGTATTGGTATGCGTGGTACACGTATCCAGGCTGTACAACAAGAGTTGAATGGTGAGCGTATTGATGTGGTGGTGTGGTCTGATGATCCGGCGCAATATATTGCAAGCGCATTAGAGCCTGCAGATGTGTCTGGTATTGTTTTAGATGAAGATGCACGCAGTGCCGATATCATCTTCGCAACCAATGATCAATTGGCGCGCGCGATTGGTTCGCAAGGGCAAAATGTTCGTTTAGCATCGGAATTGACGGGTTATAAACTCGACATGATGCTAGAAGAAGAGTATCGTGCTCGTCAGCAAAATGAAGCACAGCAATATTTAGATATGTTTATTACACGTCTTGATATTGAAGAAGATTTGGCAATGGCTTTAGTTGAAATGGGCTTCACTTCATTAGAAGAGATTGCGTATGTTCCAGCGGAAACATTTGACGAAATCGAGCTTGAGGCTGATTTAGTTGAATTGCTGCAAAGCCGTGCGAAAGAAGCTGCTTTGACGGATGCACTGAAACAGCAAGAAAATATTCAAGAGCCAAGTGCAGAACTTCTCGGTATGGAAGGTATGACGACTGAGATTGCATATGCATTGGCGGCGCGTGGTGTGGTTACTGTTGATGATTTGGCAGACCAGGCAACTGATGATATTTCTGATATCGAAGGTTTAGGTCATGACAAAGCGGGTCAGTTAATCATGAAAGCACGTGAATCATGGTTTAACTAG
- a CDS encoding monovalent cation/H+ antiporter subunit A: MDTSVLPIIILLPLILGTTLVSQLQRISRGVTALGAIGISLSCFILLLTQAETVLQGNALQQSWDWLPQLGINLSFRLDALGLLFGLLISGIGTLIYIYAYYYLSPKNSLSKLYQLLMLFMAAMLGISLSNNLIILLVFWELTSISSFLLVGYWSQYEAAQRGARMALTITGMGGLAMLGGFVLIGQITGTYQIDQLVLMKDTIQQHALFVPALLLILLGAFTKSAQFPFHFWLPNAMAAPTPVSAYLHSATMVKAGIFLLARLAPIFIGAALYHNIVTFVGLFTLCMAAGFAIFKEDLKGLLAYSTISHLGLIVCLLGIGSPLAVAAAIFHIINHATFKAALFMIAGIIDHETGTRDLRKLSGIWQLLPFTGTLTMITAASMAGVPLTNGFISKEMFFTELLANLSGPVMVISAIVATLAGIFAVSYSIRLVHGVFFDGPIGKHVPNKDAHEPPLGMRLPAIILASLCILVGILPALFAGTMVNSVTRASLAQPEFEGVHLAIWHGVNAPLIMSLIALIGGSIFYFALAKEGRIRKIDLDPYLGKFQGKILFDLFLKHLLLTSRKIKQSTENGSLQSYLLWIVLFSIVMVGLPLFNQGLTTGTRELTHAPWIAIVLWLTLFSACWMMLWFHHERIKAVLISGAVGLVVTMVFVTLSAPDLALTQITVDVVTTVLLLMSLSLLPQLTPYESSRSRRWRDASLAIAGGLGIGWITWLLLTRDHNSISWFFLQQAIPLGGGSNVVNVILVDFRGFDTFGEISVLGIAAIGALCLMDGMRAHGTTMTQGLTYRFNPSPLMLRITASWILPLALVVSVYIFMRGHNLPGGGFIAGLITSMALVIQYIVLGQDQTEQMLKAKSGRLYELWIGSGLTIAGLTGIAAWFWARPFLTSAHIYVEAPLLGKMHLASAVAFDTGVYITVVGAAMLLISVLGDSRHSSMSGPIPSGDK, from the coding sequence ATGGATACCAGTGTGCTACCGATTATTATCTTATTACCGCTCATACTCGGCACCACCCTTGTCTCACAATTACAGCGTATTTCGCGTGGCGTGACGGCACTTGGGGCGATTGGGATCAGCCTTAGTTGTTTTATTTTACTTCTGACTCAGGCAGAAACGGTTCTACAGGGCAATGCCCTGCAACAAAGCTGGGACTGGCTTCCACAGCTTGGAATTAATCTGAGTTTTCGCCTAGATGCATTAGGTTTATTGTTTGGTCTGCTGATTAGCGGTATCGGCACGCTCATTTATATTTATGCCTATTATTATCTGAGTCCTAAAAACTCCCTGAGTAAACTGTACCAGTTATTGATGCTGTTCATGGCAGCCATGCTGGGCATTTCACTCTCGAACAACCTGATTATCTTGTTGGTATTTTGGGAACTGACCAGTATTTCTTCTTTCCTGCTTGTGGGTTACTGGAGTCAATACGAGGCGGCCCAACGTGGCGCACGTATGGCTTTAACCATCACCGGTATGGGGGGGCTGGCCATGCTGGGGGGATTTGTACTGATTGGACAAATCACCGGAACCTACCAAATTGATCAATTGGTGCTGATGAAAGATACCATTCAACAGCATGCGCTTTTTGTGCCCGCCTTACTGCTTATTCTGTTAGGTGCATTTACCAAAAGCGCTCAGTTCCCGTTCCATTTTTGGTTACCGAATGCAATGGCGGCACCTACCCCGGTGTCAGCCTATCTGCATTCTGCAACGATGGTCAAAGCTGGGATTTTCTTGTTGGCACGTTTAGCACCTATTTTTATTGGTGCTGCGCTATATCACAATATCGTGACTTTTGTCGGCCTGTTCACCTTGTGTATGGCCGCAGGTTTTGCCATCTTCAAGGAAGACCTGAAAGGTTTACTGGCTTATTCAACCATCAGTCATTTGGGTTTGATTGTCTGCTTGCTCGGTATTGGCTCTCCACTCGCCGTTGCAGCTGCAATTTTCCATATCATTAACCATGCAACCTTTAAAGCCGCCTTGTTCATGATTGCAGGGATTATTGACCATGAAACTGGCACGCGTGATTTACGCAAGCTGAGTGGTATCTGGCAGCTCCTTCCTTTCACTGGAACCTTAACCATGATCACCGCTGCCTCAATGGCGGGTGTACCATTAACCAATGGTTTTATCTCGAAAGAGATGTTTTTTACCGAACTACTGGCCAACTTATCTGGCCCAGTGATGGTGATTTCAGCCATCGTCGCAACCTTAGCGGGTATTTTCGCAGTCAGTTATTCGATTCGTCTGGTACATGGTGTGTTCTTTGACGGGCCTATCGGCAAGCATGTTCCCAATAAAGATGCACACGAACCTCCTTTGGGTATGCGCTTACCCGCCATTATTCTGGCGAGCTTATGTATTTTAGTGGGTATCCTCCCTGCCCTATTTGCAGGCACTATGGTCAACAGCGTGACCCGTGCCAGTTTGGCACAGCCTGAATTTGAAGGCGTACACCTTGCGATTTGGCATGGGGTTAATGCACCACTCATCATGAGTCTGATTGCCTTAATTGGCGGATCAATTTTCTACTTTGCACTGGCAAAAGAGGGACGTATCCGCAAAATCGACCTCGATCCTTATCTTGGAAAATTCCAAGGCAAGATTCTGTTTGATTTGTTCCTTAAGCATTTATTGTTAACCAGTCGTAAAATCAAACAAAGCACTGAAAATGGCTCTCTACAAAGCTATCTGCTCTGGATTGTGCTGTTCAGCATCGTCATGGTCGGCTTACCACTCTTTAACCAAGGTCTAACTACAGGTACCCGTGAACTGACGCATGCGCCATGGATCGCCATTGTACTCTGGCTCACCTTGTTCTCTGCCTGCTGGATGATGCTGTGGTTCCACCATGAACGCATCAAAGCGGTACTGATCAGTGGTGCTGTCGGTCTGGTCGTGACCATGGTCTTTGTAACGCTGTCTGCACCAGACTTGGCATTGACCCAAATCACGGTTGATGTGGTGACAACCGTTTTACTGTTAATGAGTTTATCGCTTTTACCACAACTTACGCCTTATGAATCGAGTCGTTCACGTCGTTGGCGTGATGCCAGCCTTGCCATCGCAGGTGGCTTAGGAATTGGCTGGATTACCTGGTTGCTGTTAACCCGTGACCACAATTCAATCTCATGGTTCTTTTTACAGCAAGCGATTCCACTTGGCGGCGGTTCGAATGTCGTCAATGTGATCTTGGTTGACTTCCGTGGTTTCGATACCTTCGGTGAAATTAGCGTTCTCGGGATTGCAGCAATCGGTGCACTCTGTCTGATGGATGGCATGCGTGCGCATGGGACTACCATGACACAAGGCCTCACCTATCGCTTTAACCCGTCTCCACTGATGTTACGTATCACAGCTTCCTGGATATTGCCGCTCGCCTTAGTGGTGAGTGTTTATATCTTCATGCGTGGGCATAATCTTCCAGGAGGGGGCTTTATCGCAGGTCTAATCACCTCTATGGCGCTAGTCATTCAATATATCGTATTAGGGCAAGACCAAACCGAACAGATGCTCAAAGCAAAATCGGGGCGTCTCTATGAACTTTGGATTGGTTCAGGCTTAACCATTGCGGGCCTTACAGGCATTGCAGCCTGGTTCTGGGCACGTCCGTTCTTGACCAGTGCACATATTTATGTCGAGGCACCTTTGCTCGGAAAAATGCACCTCGCTTCCGCAGTTGCATTTGATACCGGGGTCTACATTACCGTTGTTGGTGCTGCGATGTTGTTAATTTCGGTCTTAGGTGATTCACGTCATTCCAGTATGTCAGGTCCAATCCCAAGTGGAGATAAATGA
- a CDS encoding Na+/H+ antiporter subunit C, translating into MISIEFLLASGIGLLTATGIYLILRARTFPVVLGLAMIGYAVNLFLFAMGRLQINAPAVLTQTTKVTDPLPQALVLTAIVIGFATTAFIVQLALRSRYESGTDHVDSKEEPTLTYDPREDEP; encoded by the coding sequence ATGATTAGTATTGAATTTTTACTCGCTTCCGGGATCGGCTTGTTGACCGCAACAGGTATTTATTTAATTTTACGTGCCAGAACATTTCCTGTGGTCCTCGGCTTAGCCATGATTGGTTATGCCGTGAATCTATTTTTGTTTGCCATGGGACGTTTGCAGATCAATGCACCTGCCGTATTGACGCAAACCACCAAGGTGACCGACCCACTCCCTCAAGCACTGGTATTAACGGCGATTGTGATTGGTTTCGCAACCACAGCCTTTATCGTGCAACTTGCATTACGCAGTCGTTATGAATCTGGGACAGACCATGTCGACTCTAAAGAAGAGCCTACTTTGACTTATGACCCACGTGAGGATGAGCCATAA
- a CDS encoding Na+/H+ antiporter subunit G, with the protein MQLILEIVVSFFVVFGAFFMLIGSIGMIRLPDLFMRLHAPTKSSTLGLGSFLIAAMIFAAMHGRFGFAELLITLFAFITAPVSANLMAQAAIHLRLRSTSGDVPEALNRPLPWQRYRRHPLKKD; encoded by the coding sequence ATGCAACTCATCCTTGAAATTGTCGTTTCATTTTTTGTGGTATTTGGCGCATTCTTTATGCTGATCGGTTCGATCGGCATGATTCGCCTCCCCGACTTATTTATGCGCCTGCATGCCCCCACCAAATCGAGTACCTTGGGCCTTGGTAGCTTCCTCATTGCAGCAATGATATTTGCAGCAATGCATGGCCGTTTTGGTTTTGCTGAGTTGTTGATTACCTTGTTTGCCTTTATCACTGCACCCGTATCGGCAAATTTGATGGCGCAAGCTGCGATTCACCTCCGCTTACGTTCAACCAGTGGTGATGTACCAGAAGCACTCAATCGTCCTCTGCCTTGGCAACGCTATCGTCGCCACCCGCTGAAAAAAGACTAA